One part of the Arthrobacter sp. EM1 genome encodes these proteins:
- a CDS encoding Lrp/AsnC family transcriptional regulator has product MNRSDDLNSLDPTDLKILLALIRDPRVQIGELSETLGIARNTAQSRVRRMQRSGLLHDGGREIDLEAVGYDVVAFVTIEVNHRELDGVVGALRLIAQVLEVHEISGRGDVWCRVVATDTHNLQVALRSILRVKGVIRTETVLALHTHIPYRTEPLISRLALGGAAAPAAPRAQKPG; this is encoded by the coding sequence ATGAACCGGAGTGATGATTTGAACAGCCTGGACCCCACCGACCTGAAAATCCTGCTGGCGCTGATCCGGGATCCGCGGGTACAGATTGGCGAGCTTAGTGAAACGTTGGGCATCGCGCGCAACACCGCCCAGTCCCGGGTAAGGCGCATGCAGCGTTCCGGTTTGCTGCACGACGGCGGCCGCGAAATCGACCTGGAGGCTGTGGGCTACGACGTCGTCGCATTCGTCACCATTGAGGTGAACCACCGGGAACTCGACGGTGTGGTGGGCGCACTGCGCCTGATTGCACAGGTCCTGGAAGTGCACGAGATCTCCGGACGCGGCGATGTCTGGTGCCGCGTTGTGGCCACCGACACCCACAACCTCCAGGTTGCCCTTCGCTCCATCCTTCGGGTCAAAGGCGTCATCCGGACCGAGACAGTCCTGGCCCTGCATACCCATATCCCCTACCGGACCGAGCCGCTGATTAGCCGGCTGGCCTTGGGCGGCGCGGCGGCTCCAGCAGCCCCGCGGGCGCAGAAGCCGGGATAA
- the corA gene encoding magnesium/cobalt transporter CorA has product MTIIDNAVYVDGVRSVEPQSLEQTFDILNRQGGMAWVGLYRPTEDEMAAVAAEFGLHPLAVEDAISAHQRPKLERYDDNLFTVLRPARYLDETETVEFGELHVFTGRNFVVTIRHAESGGVAQVRRQLEQRPELLSHGPEAVLYALMDQVVDDYVPVVAGLENDIDEIEDQLFSGDSTVSRRIYELAREVIQFQRAIHPLPAMMQLLRRGFEKYGVDIDLQHKLRDVEDHVERLISRADSFRDLLQNALTLDGTLTANRQNEASAEQNEQVKKISSWAAIFFAPSFVAGVYGMNFVRMPELQWAYGYPMAIGLMAGTAALMYTIFKRKDWL; this is encoded by the coding sequence GTGACTATCATCGATAACGCCGTCTACGTTGACGGCGTCCGCAGCGTCGAGCCGCAGAGCCTCGAACAGACTTTTGACATCCTGAACCGGCAGGGCGGCATGGCGTGGGTTGGCCTCTACCGGCCGACCGAAGACGAAATGGCCGCTGTCGCCGCGGAGTTTGGACTGCATCCGCTCGCCGTAGAGGATGCAATTTCCGCCCATCAGCGACCCAAACTGGAACGTTACGATGACAACCTCTTCACTGTGCTGCGGCCCGCACGGTATCTGGACGAGACTGAAACAGTGGAGTTCGGCGAACTCCACGTATTCACTGGCAGGAACTTTGTGGTCACCATCCGGCACGCCGAGAGCGGCGGGGTGGCGCAGGTGCGGCGACAGTTGGAACAGCGTCCAGAGCTCCTCAGCCACGGCCCGGAGGCTGTCCTCTACGCCCTGATGGACCAGGTAGTGGACGATTACGTTCCCGTCGTGGCGGGACTGGAAAATGATATCGACGAGATCGAAGACCAGCTGTTCAGCGGCGATTCCACTGTTTCACGGCGGATCTACGAACTGGCCCGGGAAGTCATCCAGTTCCAGCGGGCCATCCACCCGCTGCCGGCGATGATGCAGCTGCTGCGGCGGGGATTCGAAAAATACGGCGTGGACATCGATCTCCAACACAAGCTCCGCGACGTCGAAGACCACGTGGAGCGGCTGATTTCCCGCGCTGATTCCTTTCGCGACCTGCTGCAGAACGCACTCACCCTCGATGGCACGCTGACCGCCAACCGGCAAAACGAGGCCAGCGCCGAGCAGAACGAGCAGGTAAAGAAAATTTCGTCGTGGGCGGCAATTTTCTTCGCCCCGTCATTTGTCGCGGGCGTCTACGGGATGAACTTCGTCCGGATGCCCGAACTGCAGTGGGCCTACGGCTACCCAATGGCCATCGGGCTGATGGCCGGAACCGCAGCGCTGATGTACACGATCTTCAAACGGAAGGACTGGCTGTAG